The Coleofasciculus chthonoplastes PCC 7420 genome includes a region encoding these proteins:
- a CDS encoding type IV pilin-like G/H family protein, with product MKPELKAKFLQHLSQKKQDQGFTLIELLVVIIIIGILSAIALPSFLNQANKAKESEAKQYVGSANRAEQAFYLEKSKFTSDWGNLGLGIATQTANYKYTVETADANLGKQVEIVGGALPDKTNTLRAFVGGVQVGQISGTQETTTLAILCQSPKPQTGTKDGVKLTPNTTTAPACNNSYENLSN from the coding sequence ATGAAACCTGAACTCAAAGCCAAGTTCTTACAGCATCTCAGCCAGAAAAAGCAGGATCAGGGTTTCACGCTGATTGAACTGCTCGTCGTGATCATTATTATTGGTATTCTATCTGCTATTGCTCTGCCGTCCTTCTTGAACCAGGCGAACAAAGCTAAGGAGTCGGAAGCGAAGCAATATGTTGGTTCTGCAAACCGTGCTGAGCAAGCTTTTTATCTAGAGAAAAGCAAATTCACAAGTGACTGGGGAAACCTTGGTCTTGGCATTGCCACGCAGACAGCAAACTATAAGTATACGGTTGAGACGGCAGATGCCAACCTAGGTAAACAAGTAGAAATTGTAGGAGGCGCATTGCCGGATAAAACCAATACTCTAAGAGCGTTTGTAGGAGGTGTGCAGGTTGGACAAATTTCGGGTACACAGGAAACCACTACATTAGCTATATTGTGTCAATCTCCAAAGCCACAGACGGGAACTAAAGATGGTGTTAAATTGACGCCTAATACAACAACTGCTCCAGCATGTAATAACAGCTATGAAAATTTGAGCAATTGA
- a CDS encoding glycosyltransferase — protein MSINSESLLKLSLGMIVKNERENLPRCLSSVQPYVDEIVIVDTGSQNGTPELALEYGAKVFYFEWCDNLALTAFNLTLAFNKNHVKAQNKIDKINPNLKG, from the coding sequence ATGAGCATAAATTCAGAATCATTACTCAAGCTGTCCCTTGGTATGATTGTCAAAAATGAAAGGGAGAATTTGCCCCGCTGTTTATCAAGCGTTCAACCTTATGTTGATGAAATTGTCATTGTTGATACAGGTTCTCAGAATGGCACACCTGAACTAGCACTTGAATATGGCGCAAAAGTTTTCTACTTCGAGTGGTGTGACAATTTGGCATTGACAGCCTTTAACTTGACTCTTGCCTTTAATAAAAATCATGTGAAAGCTCAGAATAAAATTGATAAAATTAATCCAAACCTAAAAGGATAA
- a CDS encoding class I SAM-dependent methyltransferase — protein MDEQERSLIEKIRQQFDFGPYPGIPIDRSPKDNVSELYIHNFVTPYYLRNQKVIDTEQITILDAGCGAGYRSLILAEANPGAKIVGIDISEKSLALASQRLKHHGFEQVEFYQLSIYELPQLGLEFDYINCDELLYLFPDPAIALQSMKSVLKPWGIIRSNLHSKHQRVNYFRAQEAFQMMGLMDGNPEDMEIEIVLEIMKALKDGVNLKANTWNSKYEGEEGKGTVLMNYLFQGDKGYTISDLFAALRAAELEFISMVNWRQWDLMKLFKEPENLPVFLAMSLPDISEEQRLRLFELLHPIHRLLDFWCGHPHRAQPFIPIAEWTNDDWQEARVHLHPQLRTPAVKEEMSRCVTQLNPFEISKHLPVTGESRLVDSTIAACLLPLLESPKSMPSLVARWQKLRPVHPVTLESTSQEEALETVKQALTGLEENGYVLVERAS, from the coding sequence ATGGATGAACAAGAACGGAGTTTAATCGAAAAAATTCGCCAGCAATTTGATTTTGGTCCCTATCCAGGAATTCCAATAGACCGCTCCCCGAAAGATAATGTTAGCGAACTCTATATTCATAATTTTGTCACACCTTATTATTTAAGAAATCAAAAGGTAATAGATACTGAGCAGATAACAATTTTAGATGCTGGCTGTGGTGCGGGATATAGATCTTTAATTTTAGCCGAAGCAAACCCTGGGGCAAAAATTGTCGGAATTGATATATCCGAAAAATCGCTGGCATTAGCTAGTCAGCGTTTAAAGCATCATGGTTTTGAGCAGGTAGAATTTTATCAACTCTCTATTTATGAGCTACCTCAGCTAGGGTTAGAGTTTGACTACATTAACTGTGATGAATTGCTTTACCTGTTTCCCGACCCAGCCATTGCCCTCCAGTCCATGAAGTCGGTGTTGAAGCCATGGGGAATTATTCGCAGCAATCTCCACAGCAAACATCAGCGCGTTAACTATTTTCGCGCTCAGGAAGCATTCCAAATGATGGGATTGATGGATGGTAATCCAGAGGATATGGAAATTGAAATTGTCTTAGAAATAATGAAGGCTTTGAAGGATGGGGTGAACCTAAAAGCTAACACTTGGAATTCTAAGTATGAAGGAGAAGAGGGAAAAGGAACTGTTTTAATGAACTATCTGTTCCAAGGAGATAAAGGCTATACGATTTCTGATTTATTTGCGGCGTTGAGAGCAGCCGAATTAGAATTTATCAGTATGGTCAACTGGCGGCAATGGGACTTAATGAAGCTGTTCAAAGAGCCGGAAAATTTGCCTGTATTTTTGGCAATGAGTTTACCCGATATTTCCGAGGAACAGCGACTGCGCTTATTTGAACTATTACATCCTATTCACCGACTGCTAGATTTCTGGTGCGGGCATCCCCATCGCGCTCAACCCTTTATACCGATTGCCGAGTGGACGAATGATGATTGGCAGGAAGCGCGAGTACATTTACATCCTCAGCTTAGAACGCCAGCCGTGAAAGAGGAAATGAGCAGATGTGTCACTCAACTCAACCCGTTTGAAATCAGCAAGCATCTACCTGTGACGGGAGAGTCAAGATTGGTAGACAGTACTATTGCTGCTTGCCTATTACCTCTGTTGGAGTCACCTAAGTCGATGCCATCTCTGGTGGCGCGATGGCAGAAATTGCGCCCAGTGCATCCGGTTACGCTGGAGTCTACCAGCCAAGAGGAGGCGTTGGAGACTGTCAAACAGGCACTGACTGGACTGGAGGAAAATGGATATGTGCTGGTAGAGCGTGCATCCTGA
- a CDS encoding O-linked N-acetylglucosamine transferase, SPINDLY family protein gives MIDKKVSSESVNLQQEAYQYLIQSDYGKAAELYQQAISAKPSVKQYYWYLGLTLLLQGQEAEAQTTWMLAMLEGEAEQLDEWANELIEVLQLEAERQETLEDYPMAWTLRQHIREIRPSDIPNLLQIIQLSIKLKQFTGEDLHSLGVIEILQLKQGVHVNPDLLLQVLQNVLDSAPLDPWLPEFAEACLLYTDKPQTFIYVLMLAATKIAYGIGQYQRAIQLAKICLHLDAENIEILSHLSTFYIHNRQDDKGIDIAKLCCSLAKTLPEKVFACCLLLRGLMGTGGHWQEVLSLLNHYESLLLSLIEAQPALTDRTSTSRLVNSTFFLPYIRDDAKTNRWIQNQVVQLCQAGIECYEKDRLERYHQRTSHPGSSGTAVQPLKIGYLSHCLGRHSVGWLARWVFEYHDRNQFEVSAYFINYQSRLKDPLRDWFVEHADKAHKFEMNSLEIAEKIYQDNIDILIDLDSITLDITCEVMALKPAPIQVTWLGWDASGLPAIDYFMADPYVLPDSAPDYYRETIWHLPNTYIAVDGFEVGVPTLRRDHLDIPNDAVIYLSAQMGHKRHPDTARLQMQILKQVPNSYFLIKGIANQESVKKFFIQIAEEEGVDCQRLRFLPEVALEATHRANLGIADVVLDTYPYNGATTTLETLWMGIPLVTRVGQQFSARNSYTMMMNAGITEGIAWTDEEYVEWGVRLGKDEAMRQQIAWKLRQSKQTAPLWNAKQFTREMEKAYQQMWANYVEGSK, from the coding sequence ATGATTGATAAAAAGGTTTCTTCAGAGTCTGTAAATTTGCAGCAAGAAGCATACCAATACCTGATTCAGAGCGATTATGGAAAAGCCGCAGAGCTTTATCAACAAGCAATTTCAGCTAAACCCAGTGTTAAACAGTATTACTGGTATTTAGGGTTAACTTTACTTCTACAAGGACAAGAAGCAGAAGCTCAGACAACTTGGATGCTGGCAATGCTAGAGGGTGAAGCGGAGCAGTTAGACGAGTGGGCAAATGAACTTATTGAAGTGTTGCAACTCGAAGCGGAGCGACAGGAAACATTGGAGGATTATCCAATGGCTTGGACACTCCGCCAACACATCCGGGAAATTCGCCCAAGTGATATTCCTAATCTGCTGCAAATTATTCAACTTTCTATCAAGCTGAAACAATTTACAGGAGAGGATTTGCATTCACTTGGGGTTATCGAGATACTCCAGTTAAAACAAGGAGTTCATGTTAATCCTGATCTATTGCTGCAAGTGTTGCAAAATGTTCTAGATTCCGCTCCTCTTGATCCGTGGTTGCCTGAATTCGCTGAAGCTTGCTTGCTCTACACTGATAAACCTCAGACTTTTATTTATGTATTGATGCTGGCGGCAACCAAAATTGCTTATGGGATAGGACAGTACCAAAGAGCGATACAGCTAGCCAAAATATGTTTACATTTAGATGCGGAAAATATAGAAATATTAAGTCATTTATCCACTTTTTATATCCACAACCGTCAGGATGATAAGGGTATAGATATCGCTAAATTGTGTTGTTCTTTGGCAAAAACACTACCCGAAAAAGTGTTTGCATGCTGTCTGTTGCTACGAGGGTTGATGGGTACAGGCGGTCATTGGCAGGAAGTTCTGTCTTTATTAAATCATTACGAATCATTATTACTGTCTTTGATTGAGGCTCAACCTGCTTTAACTGACCGAACCTCTACCTCCCGTCTGGTGAACTCGACCTTTTTTTTGCCTTACATTAGAGATGATGCAAAAACTAACCGTTGGATTCAAAATCAGGTGGTTCAGCTTTGTCAAGCAGGTATTGAATGTTATGAAAAGGATCGCCTGGAACGATACCATCAGCGCACCTCACACCCAGGTAGTAGCGGTACTGCTGTTCAACCCTTGAAAATTGGATACTTGTCTCATTGCCTGGGTAGACATTCTGTTGGTTGGTTAGCTCGATGGGTATTTGAGTATCATGACCGCAATCAGTTTGAAGTCAGTGCTTATTTTATCAACTATCAATCTCGCCTTAAAGATCCTCTACGAGACTGGTTTGTTGAACACGCAGATAAAGCGCATAAATTTGAAATGAATTCTCTGGAAATAGCAGAGAAAATTTATCAGGATAACATCGATATTTTAATTGATCTTGATAGCATTACCCTAGACATTACTTGCGAAGTCATGGCACTCAAGCCTGCTCCTATTCAAGTCACTTGGTTGGGTTGGGATGCTTCCGGACTACCCGCGATTGATTACTTTATGGCTGATCCCTACGTTTTACCCGATTCTGCACCAGATTACTATCGTGAAACAATCTGGCACTTGCCTAACACCTACATTGCTGTAGATGGTTTTGAAGTCGGTGTACCAACATTACGCCGAGACCATCTGGATATTCCCAACGATGCAGTGATTTATCTCAGCGCTCAGATGGGTCATAAACGGCATCCAGACACGGCACGTCTGCAAATGCAGATTCTCAAACAAGTGCCGAATAGCTATTTTTTGATTAAGGGGATAGCCAATCAAGAGTCAGTCAAAAAATTCTTTATCCAGATTGCTGAAGAAGAGGGAGTTGATTGCCAGCGCCTGCGATTTTTACCAGAAGTGGCTTTAGAAGCAACTCACCGAGCTAATCTGGGTATTGCTGATGTCGTGTTAGATACCTATCCTTACAATGGCGCTACAACTACTTTAGAAACACTCTGGATGGGGATTCCTCTAGTAACGCGAGTGGGACAGCAATTTTCTGCCCGCAACAGTTACACCATGATGATGAATGCGGGTATTACAGAAGGGATTGCCTGGACGGATGAAGAATACGTCGAGTGGGGTGTTCGCTTAGGCAAAGATGAAGCGATGCGCCAACAAATTGCCTGGAAACTGCGACAGTCTAAGCAAACAGCACCATTATGGAACGCCAAGCAGTTTACCCGCGAAATGGAAAAGGCTTACCAGCAAATGTGGGCAAATTATGTGGAAGGGAGTAAATAG